The Hahella sp. HNIBRBA332 genome window below encodes:
- a CDS encoding bifunctional diguanylate cyclase/phosphodiesterase, giving the protein MKLRARLIITLVVATFTCFLSLATALYVELTAFWESRSRHLLDESASLAAANVSGSVEHTLANMRLLVSEDVLDRYLSMGEERYTLMYDLSAKALSRYATLFPEYLEIVLLLPDGVEDIRIADDIRSPEAEPAGESLFQQALQDPYNTYYDFINQERFDGPHLTFYRALYMIDRSLGAYENNKVVKGVLKFTVDINWLMRHEPGSDAAEVDVTFIASRGRGVIYASGLSKAQARALSNIPSAGVDGPSQYMARMMGEDYLVDSRPLIGDWRLYNAAPFAEARSEFHRLLFTAIVVLVVVFVLLGWFIYVQMDRMIVRPVKELATATYHILHAPDKAKSLRMQSGEIGRLQQAFLEMEGQIRQYTRELKTQAYTDSLTGLPNRHAMAHMLALLMRRNEERDQSLALLFIDLDGFKQINDVYGHQVGDSLLTAVTGRLSSVLRPSDVIYQISEEDALDDTDEERNILFRLGGDEFTIIVPNIGARKNAAAVAQRVLDQLKPPFKVEGQETFIGASIGIAMCPDDADSVNDLIKYADTAMYSAKAHGKMRFEFFSPHLEHSEQARLAMDNLISKALDKDEFTICFQPIIDLRTRHLTGFEALARLHSEQYGWISPLEFVPAAEKRGMIDHITLLVASHACEFVKALEEKYHLQPSVSLNITAGQLMTGDVFDKINQLLVDFGMSRNIFEFEVTESALFEDRKGCAMTLDKLRNQGFRVSLDNFGVGYSSLSHLKKFSFNTLKIDRSFLRDLHDDEAGQAILSSIIAMARKMDMAVVAEGIETIQQLEVVESLGIHLAQGYLFSPPLPAEAALALYEQDAAIRY; this is encoded by the coding sequence ATGAAGTTACGCGCGCGGTTGATCATTACGCTGGTAGTGGCGACATTTACCTGCTTTTTGAGTCTGGCGACCGCGTTGTACGTGGAGTTAACCGCTTTTTGGGAAAGCCGCAGCCGTCATTTGCTGGATGAATCCGCCTCCCTGGCGGCGGCCAATGTGAGCGGTTCGGTAGAGCATACCCTGGCCAATATGCGCCTGCTGGTTTCCGAGGATGTACTGGACCGGTATTTATCCATGGGGGAGGAGCGTTACACCCTCATGTATGACCTGTCCGCCAAGGCGTTGAGCCGTTACGCCACGCTGTTTCCCGAATATCTGGAGATCGTCCTGCTATTGCCCGACGGCGTGGAGGATATCCGCATCGCCGATGATATCCGCTCCCCGGAAGCGGAGCCTGCGGGAGAAAGTCTGTTTCAACAGGCGCTGCAGGACCCCTACAACACCTACTATGACTTCATCAACCAGGAACGCTTCGACGGACCGCACCTGACATTTTACCGTGCGTTATACATGATCGATCGCTCCTTGGGCGCCTATGAAAACAACAAGGTGGTGAAAGGCGTGCTCAAATTCACAGTGGACATAAACTGGTTGATGCGGCATGAGCCCGGGAGCGATGCGGCGGAAGTGGACGTCACCTTTATCGCCAGCCGGGGGCGGGGCGTGATCTACGCATCGGGCCTGTCCAAGGCGCAGGCGCGCGCGCTGTCCAACATCCCCAGCGCCGGCGTGGATGGGCCGAGTCAATACATGGCGCGGATGATGGGAGAGGATTATCTGGTGGACTCGCGCCCCTTGATCGGGGACTGGCGTCTCTATAATGCGGCGCCGTTTGCGGAGGCGCGCAGCGAGTTTCATCGTTTGCTGTTCACCGCCATCGTGGTGCTGGTGGTGGTGTTCGTCTTGCTGGGCTGGTTTATCTACGTGCAGATGGATCGCATGATCGTGCGACCGGTGAAAGAACTGGCCACGGCTACCTATCACATACTGCATGCGCCGGACAAAGCCAAGTCGCTGCGTATGCAAAGCGGCGAAATAGGACGTTTGCAGCAGGCGTTTCTGGAAATGGAAGGACAGATTCGTCAGTACACGCGGGAGCTGAAAACCCAGGCGTACACCGACAGCCTGACCGGTCTGCCCAACCGTCACGCCATGGCGCATATGTTGGCGCTGTTGATGCGGCGCAATGAAGAGCGCGACCAGTCCCTGGCCCTGCTGTTTATCGACCTGGATGGCTTCAAGCAGATCAATGATGTCTACGGCCATCAGGTGGGAGACAGCTTGCTGACAGCAGTGACCGGTCGCCTCTCTTCTGTATTGCGTCCCTCCGATGTGATTTATCAGATTTCGGAAGAAGATGCGTTGGACGACACGGATGAAGAGCGCAATATTCTGTTCCGCCTTGGCGGCGACGAGTTCACCATTATCGTTCCCAACATCGGCGCCCGTAAGAATGCGGCGGCAGTGGCGCAACGGGTGCTGGACCAGCTGAAGCCTCCGTTCAAAGTGGAAGGGCAGGAAACCTTTATCGGCGCCAGCATCGGCATTGCGATGTGCCCGGACGACGCCGACAGCGTCAATGATCTGATCAAATATGCGGATACCGCCATGTACTCCGCCAAGGCTCACGGCAAAATGCGTTTTGAGTTTTTCTCGCCGCACTTGGAGCACAGCGAGCAGGCCCGCCTGGCGATGGATAACCTGATCAGCAAAGCTTTGGACAAGGATGAGTTCACGATCTGCTTCCAGCCGATCATTGATCTGCGCACCCGTCATCTCACCGGGTTTGAAGCGCTGGCGCGTCTGCATTCGGAACAGTACGGCTGGATCAGTCCTCTGGAATTCGTGCCGGCGGCGGAGAAGCGCGGCATGATTGATCACATCACCTTGTTGGTGGCTTCACATGCCTGTGAGTTTGTAAAAGCGCTGGAAGAGAAATATCACTTACAGCCGAGCGTATCGCTGAATATCACCGCCGGACAACTGATGACGGGGGATGTTTTCGACAAGATCAATCAACTGCTGGTTGATTTCGGCATGTCCCGCAATATCTTTGAGTTTGAGGTGACGGAAAGCGCCTTGTTCGAAGATCGCAAGGGCTGCGCGATGACCCTGGATAAGCTGCGTAATCAGGGCTTTCGGGTATCTCTGGACAACTTTGGAGTGGGGTATTCCTCACTCAGTCACCTGAAAAAATTCTCATTCAACACGCTGAAAATTGACCGCTCGTTCCTGCGTGACCTGCATGACGATGAAGCCGGCCAGGCGATCCTTTCCAGCATTATCGCGATGGCCAGAAAAATGGACATGGCGGTGGTGGCGGAAGGGATTGAGACTATTCAGCAATTGGAAGTGGTGGAAAGCCTGGGCATTCATCTGGCGCAGGGCTACCTGTTTTCGCCGCCGCTGCCTGCGGAAGCGGCGTTGGCGCTGTATGAGCAGGACGCCGCCATTCGCTATTGA
- a CDS encoding TIGR00730 family Rossman fold protein, with protein MRIAVFCGSSMGAREEYQDAAKALGEELARRNIELVYGGGHVGLMGVIADAVLAAGGKVTGVIPVALKEKEIEHTGLTELFVVADMHERKAKMAELSDAFIAMPGGAGTLEEIFEVWTWSQLGYHSKPSCFYNAFGYYDKLLDFIRHMQDERFLSQGYIDALVIKENPAELLDAILSYQAPPGKW; from the coding sequence GTGAGAATAGCAGTATTTTGCGGCTCCAGTATGGGGGCCAGAGAGGAATACCAAGACGCCGCCAAAGCGCTTGGGGAAGAACTGGCGCGCCGGAATATCGAGCTGGTGTACGGCGGCGGCCATGTGGGCCTGATGGGCGTCATCGCCGATGCGGTGCTGGCGGCGGGAGGCAAGGTGACCGGCGTCATCCCTGTGGCGTTGAAAGAAAAGGAAATCGAGCATACCGGTTTGACCGAGCTGTTCGTGGTGGCGGATATGCACGAACGCAAAGCGAAAATGGCCGAGCTGTCAGACGCGTTTATCGCCATGCCTGGCGGCGCCGGAACCCTGGAGGAAATCTTTGAGGTCTGGACCTGGAGTCAGTTGGGTTATCACAGCAAGCCAAGCTGCTTTTATAACGCGTTTGGCTACTACGACAAGCTGCTCGACTTCATCCGTCACATGCAGGACGAGCGCTTTCTGAGTCAGGGCTATATCGACGCCCTGGTCATCAAAGAAAACCCGGCGGAACTGCTCGACGCGATTCTGTCTTATCAGGCGCCTCCCGGAAAGTGGTGA
- a CDS encoding AraC family transcriptional regulator encodes MAIIIEEKRTLSTSIALDLRRYSPETQCHSHDYHQLVLPLSGRLELDVAGQGAMVDRRTAAVIEAGRDHAFAGGEDNRFVVADLPVAMEPALGRLPSFIELDPGLRSYIHFIAMELSHGQLGEASRERILGLLLQLLRERYGAALNLDKRLLAARDFLDAHLGDTITLDQVATAANLSRRHLSDLFKNAFGMTPMDYLRDKRMRLALELLENSRLSMQRIAFDTGFQNQAAFSDRFKRHFGKSPRHFRPREKN; translated from the coding sequence ATGGCCATTATCATAGAAGAGAAACGCACCTTGTCGACGTCCATCGCTTTGGACCTGCGGCGTTATTCGCCGGAAACGCAATGTCACAGCCATGATTATCACCAGCTGGTGCTGCCGCTCAGCGGTCGCCTGGAGCTGGATGTGGCGGGCCAGGGCGCGATGGTGGACCGGCGTACGGCGGCGGTTATCGAAGCCGGACGGGATCACGCCTTCGCCGGCGGTGAGGATAACCGTTTTGTGGTGGCGGATCTGCCGGTAGCCATGGAACCCGCGTTAGGGCGTCTGCCCTCGTTCATAGAGCTGGATCCGGGACTACGATCCTATATTCATTTTATTGCGATGGAGCTAAGCCATGGACAACTGGGCGAAGCGTCCCGCGAGCGCATACTCGGCTTATTGCTGCAGCTGCTTCGGGAGCGCTATGGCGCTGCGTTGAATCTGGACAAGCGTCTGCTCGCCGCCCGCGACTTTCTGGACGCACACTTGGGCGACACGATCACTCTCGATCAGGTCGCCACCGCGGCGAATCTGAGTCGCCGCCATCTCTCAGATTTGTTCAAAAACGCATTCGGTATGACGCCGATGGATTATCTGCGCGACAAACGCATGCGACTGGCCCTGGAGCTGCTGGAAAACAGCCGGCTCAGCATGCAACGGATAGCGTTCGACACAGGCTTTCAGAACCAGGCCGCTTTCAGTGACCGTTTCAAACGTCACTTCGGCAAATCCCCCAGGCATTTCCGCCCGCGCGAGAAAAACTAG
- a CDS encoding PHB depolymerase family esterase: MNRFMTLKSAAVLTSTLAAGGAGLAVSPGQESIDLRRLNVDPAQISISGLSSGAFAAMQAHVAYSKTFMGAGLVAGGPYGCAEGSLTQAVGRCMSRGDLPDADAIVKLTHTMADAGKIDGVEFLRDDRVWIFHGKSDHRVWSASSQRAAEVYQRLSGTQNVSVNIDLIDAGHAMPTQNFGADCADSDSPYIGDCQYDAAGLLLNHIYGPLAPPVPEKTENLLTFDQSLLSYSQYLDETGYIYVPDACREAQAACRVHIALHGCKQNRSTLQDTFARHAGYNAWAESNRIIVVYPQTSNEPMNGCWDWWGYADTGHDTLDYLTQQGPQMQFIKRIVDRLTGEEANGSGSVAAACYREENLNHSLAGRAQYFWGLYYAVGSMDYLGFSPSHRTSLRCDKKDYCRSINTCA; this comes from the coding sequence ATGAACAGATTCATGACGTTGAAGAGCGCAGCCGTTCTGACTTCCACACTGGCCGCCGGCGGAGCCGGACTGGCTGTGTCTCCCGGGCAGGAGAGCATTGATTTACGCCGTCTCAATGTCGACCCCGCCCAGATCTCTATCTCCGGTTTATCCTCCGGCGCATTCGCCGCCATGCAGGCTCACGTGGCCTATTCCAAAACCTTCATGGGAGCCGGACTGGTGGCGGGCGGTCCTTATGGATGCGCAGAGGGCAGTTTGACCCAGGCTGTCGGCCGCTGTATGAGCCGGGGGGATTTACCTGACGCCGACGCCATCGTCAAACTGACCCACACAATGGCTGACGCGGGTAAAATCGATGGCGTGGAGTTTTTACGCGACGACCGCGTATGGATCTTTCATGGCAAGAGCGATCATCGGGTTTGGAGCGCCTCCTCGCAGCGAGCGGCGGAGGTGTATCAGAGGTTAAGCGGAACTCAGAATGTTTCCGTTAATATTGACCTCATAGACGCCGGTCACGCCATGCCGACGCAAAACTTTGGGGCCGACTGCGCCGACAGCGATTCCCCTTATATCGGCGACTGTCAGTATGACGCCGCAGGGCTGTTGCTGAATCACATCTACGGCCCTTTGGCGCCGCCCGTTCCGGAAAAAACGGAAAACCTGCTGACTTTCGATCAGAGCCTGCTGAGCTATTCGCAGTATCTGGACGAAACTGGCTATATCTACGTTCCCGACGCCTGCCGGGAAGCCCAGGCCGCCTGCCGCGTACACATCGCCCTGCATGGCTGCAAACAGAATCGCTCGACGTTGCAAGACACCTTCGCCCGCCACGCCGGCTACAATGCCTGGGCGGAGAGTAACCGCATCATTGTGGTGTATCCGCAAACCAGCAATGAGCCAATGAACGGCTGTTGGGATTGGTGGGGGTACGCAGACACAGGCCATGACACACTGGACTACCTCACCCAGCAAGGCCCGCAGATGCAGTTCATCAAGCGTATTGTCGACCGCTTGACCGGCGAGGAGGCAAACGGGTCCGGTTCTGTGGCGGCGGCCTGTTATCGAGAAGAAAATCTTAACCACTCGCTGGCTGGGCGCGCGCAGTATTTCTGGGGGCTTTATTACGCGGTGGGATCTATGGACTATCTTGGATTTTCACCTTCCCATCGCACCAGTTTGCGTTGCGATAAAAAGGATTACTGTCGATCGATCAATACTTGCGCATAG
- a CDS encoding thermonuclease family protein: MKLRLALCLILAAPMLANAGIKDENFGSATVAQVTSIYDGDTFRADIADWPAIVGQRIGVRIKHIDTPELRGSCKKEKALALKAKQFLVEKLRSAKEVKLENIQRDKYFRVLADVVADGESLGQSLIKEKLAVPYEGGTKIDWCKA, encoded by the coding sequence ATGAAGTTACGTCTGGCTCTGTGTCTGATTCTTGCCGCGCCAATGCTCGCCAATGCTGGGATTAAGGATGAAAATTTTGGCTCAGCAACCGTCGCGCAGGTCACCAGTATTTATGATGGCGACACCTTTCGCGCCGACATCGCCGATTGGCCGGCGATTGTGGGGCAGCGCATCGGCGTGCGCATCAAGCATATCGATACCCCTGAGCTGCGTGGCTCCTGCAAGAAAGAAAAAGCCCTGGCGCTGAAAGCGAAACAGTTTCTGGTGGAAAAGCTGAGAAGCGCGAAAGAGGTGAAACTTGAAAATATCCAACGGGATAAATATTTCCGTGTGCTGGCGGACGTCGTAGCTGACGGCGAGAGCCTGGGGCAGTCTCTGATCAAGGAAAAACTCGCCGTTCCCTATGAAGGCGGAACCAAAATCGATTGGTGTAAAGCTTGA
- a CDS encoding GNAT family N-acetyltransferase has product MRIRPAEVEDAPTIAVIHVAAWREAYRGLMSSEFLASLSVEKRTQQWTAALAQDSPILRLVIEHEGRVAGFCSSGPFRDEQLAMEEGVELYAINIDPNYWRCGLGKRLVEYVSDYYQQKEAKAIYLWVLNGNLRAMAFYESLGFLPDGRSKVDYGHAGEPLHELLFIRRLSA; this is encoded by the coding sequence ATGCGTATCCGTCCCGCTGAAGTGGAAGACGCTCCAACCATCGCTGTCATTCATGTAGCGGCTTGGCGGGAAGCCTATCGCGGCCTGATGTCGAGTGAATTTCTGGCTTCCCTGTCCGTGGAAAAAAGAACGCAGCAATGGACGGCGGCGTTAGCGCAAGACAGCCCGATATTGCGCCTGGTGATTGAGCATGAGGGACGTGTCGCTGGATTCTGCAGCAGCGGCCCGTTTCGCGACGAGCAACTCGCCATGGAAGAGGGCGTCGAGCTGTACGCCATCAATATTGATCCCAATTACTGGCGATGTGGCCTGGGTAAAAGGCTGGTGGAGTATGTGAGCGACTACTATCAACAGAAAGAAGCCAAGGCAATATACCTGTGGGTATTGAACGGAAACCTGCGCGCCATGGCGTTTTATGAAAGCTTGGGATTTCTGCCCGACGGAAGATCCAAGGTGGACTATGGACATGCCGGTGAGCCGCTGCATGAGTTGTTATTTATCAGGAGGTTATCGGCTTGA
- a CDS encoding MOSC domain-containing protein has translation MAKVLSVSKNAEHRFSKAQVPTIHLIAGEGVDGDAHRGAMVKHIHLAKKDAESPNLRQVHLIHNELLEELRGKGFNVSPGVIGENITTSGLDLLSLPVGTVLKFGATARIELTGLRSPCSQLDKYQKGLVAAVLDRDEQGNLIRKSGVMAIVLDGGPVSVDDAIAVSLPPEPYLPLVPV, from the coding sequence TTGGCTAAAGTTTTATCTGTCAGCAAGAACGCGGAACACCGGTTTTCCAAGGCGCAGGTTCCCACCATCCATCTGATCGCCGGCGAAGGCGTCGACGGCGACGCCCACCGCGGCGCGATGGTGAAGCATATCCATCTCGCCAAGAAAGATGCGGAATCGCCAAACCTGCGCCAAGTGCATTTGATTCACAATGAACTGTTGGAAGAGCTACGAGGCAAAGGATTCAATGTCAGCCCTGGCGTGATTGGCGAGAACATCACCACCAGCGGTTTGGATCTGTTGTCCTTGCCGGTTGGAACGGTTCTTAAATTCGGCGCGACCGCCCGCATTGAACTGACAGGTTTGCGCAGCCCATGTTCACAACTCGACAAGTACCAGAAAGGACTCGTCGCAGCAGTGCTGGATCGTGACGAGCAGGGTAACCTGATCCGCAAATCCGGCGTAATGGCGATAGTGCTGGATGGCGGCCCCGTAAGTGTTGACGACGCCATCGCCGTATCGTTGCCGCCTGAGCCCTATTTGCCGCTTGTCCCTGTGTAA
- a CDS encoding YbjQ family protein, translated as MEMFINIGVFLLLMALGYGFGRRAEKAHFKSLRIREAKHRAVILSMGRHIPPVRANVEARLVTGSVVVSVDYFKRFFAILRLLIGGRLFSYESLMERARREAILRMKEQAVSFGSKEIYNVKLETSTISNGMQNALGTVEVLAYGTAVVDKRELAA; from the coding sequence ATGGAAATGTTTATCAATATAGGCGTTTTTTTGCTACTGATGGCGCTGGGCTATGGTTTTGGACGTCGTGCGGAGAAAGCCCACTTTAAGTCACTGCGGATTCGCGAGGCCAAGCACCGAGCGGTCATCTTATCCATGGGGCGTCATATCCCTCCGGTCCGCGCCAATGTGGAAGCGCGTCTGGTAACCGGCAGCGTGGTGGTGTCCGTTGATTATTTCAAACGCTTTTTCGCCATACTGCGTTTACTGATCGGCGGACGCCTGTTCAGCTATGAGTCCTTAATGGAAAGAGCGCGCCGTGAGGCCATTCTGCGCATGAAAGAGCAGGCTGTGTCTTTCGGCTCCAAGGAGATATACAACGTAAAGCTGGAAACATCGACGATTTCTAATGGGATGCAAAACGCCCTTGGCACAGTCGAAGTGCTGGCTTATGGGACGGCGGTCGTTGATAAGAGAGAACTGGCGGCATAG
- a CDS encoding spermidine/putrescine ABC transporter substrate-binding protein — translation MKRSMVALLFFSVLSLFSFVSRADSVLHIFTWEDYLDPDVVAEFEKTHHIKLKFSYFQNEEKRDRIMATRNGQGFDLILMDGLTAEAYIKLGWVAPLTETEVPNLKFNNDLWRSHQPALVGYVAPYAWGTQGVAYRSDLVRPISRFMQLFRPADELKGKIVMTPQATEMLPIALQTLGYDMYDESPRALTLAAELIAAQKPHVLTYRSLKTNGESLLVTGEAVAAVTYSGDALMLKQYNPNIEYRLPEEGGIVWFDYFIVSRYASDPEAAYAFLNFISEPRNAARNCEFTYSATYNEEALKILPEELLANQIVFPAINPRMGTHKAPSTLYKRRMMSIWHNLGFEQILQ, via the coding sequence ATGAAACGGTCTATGGTTGCGCTTTTGTTCTTCAGTGTGCTGTCGCTGTTCAGTTTCGTCAGTCGCGCGGACAGCGTGCTGCATATTTTCACCTGGGAAGATTATCTGGACCCGGATGTTGTCGCCGAGTTCGAGAAAACCCACCATATCAAGCTGAAGTTCAGCTATTTCCAGAACGAAGAGAAACGCGATCGCATCATGGCCACGCGTAATGGCCAGGGCTTTGATCTGATTCTGATGGACGGTCTGACGGCGGAGGCCTACATCAAGCTGGGCTGGGTGGCGCCTTTGACCGAAACCGAAGTGCCCAATCTTAAATTCAACAATGATCTGTGGCGCAGCCATCAACCGGCGTTGGTGGGCTATGTCGCTCCCTATGCCTGGGGCACTCAGGGCGTCGCCTATCGCTCTGATCTGGTGCGGCCGATCTCCCGTTTCATGCAGTTGTTTCGTCCGGCGGATGAGCTGAAAGGCAAAATCGTGATGACGCCGCAAGCCACCGAAATGCTGCCTATCGCGCTGCAAACCCTGGGTTACGACATGTATGACGAATCCCCCCGGGCATTAACGCTGGCGGCGGAGCTGATCGCCGCCCAGAAACCCCATGTGCTGACCTACCGTTCCCTTAAGACCAACGGCGAATCGCTCCTGGTGACGGGCGAAGCGGTGGCTGCCGTGACCTATAGCGGCGATGCGCTGATGTTGAAGCAATATAACCCGAACATTGAATACCGTTTGCCGGAAGAGGGCGGTATTGTCTGGTTCGATTACTTCATTGTCAGTCGTTACGCTTCCGACCCGGAAGCCGCCTACGCGTTTTTGAATTTCATCAGCGAACCCCGCAACGCCGCCCGCAATTGTGAATTCACCTATTCCGCCACCTATAATGAAGAAGCATTGAAAATTTTGCCGGAGGAGCTGCTGGCCAATCAGATCGTGTTTCCCGCCATCAATCCCAGGATGGGAACCCATAAAGCGCCAAGCACGCTATACAAGCGGCGCATGATGAGCATCTGGCACAATCTCGGCTTCGAACAGATTCTGCAATGA
- a CDS encoding DMT family transporter, whose amino-acid sequence MNRQAATSIGFTAVVLWGALALFTRWSAGIPPFQLLAMTFCIAALLMLGKTVAQGGSLLRLLRQPVRAWLLGVGGLFGYHLFYFIALNQAPAVEASLIAYLWPLLIVCFSVMLLKESAGKALWLGGLLTLAGCWALLWRPGAGFDLRYLSGYGAALLCALIWSLYSVLSRTLATVPSDAVGLYCLGVSALAALCHSALEVTVWPLSGGQWLGVIGLGLGPVGIAFFTWDYGVKHGDIQLLGVLSYAAPLISTLLLIAFGEAEFTLTVLLGCGLIVGGALLASLGPTLLRKPAPQTQA is encoded by the coding sequence ATGAACCGACAAGCCGCAACGTCCATAGGGTTCACCGCCGTCGTCTTATGGGGCGCATTAGCGCTGTTTACACGTTGGAGCGCGGGCATTCCTCCCTTTCAGTTATTGGCGATGACGTTTTGCATCGCCGCCTTGCTGATGCTGGGTAAAACAGTGGCGCAGGGAGGTAGTCTTCTACGTCTGCTGCGGCAACCGGTTCGCGCCTGGTTGTTGGGCGTGGGCGGTCTTTTTGGTTATCACCTGTTTTACTTTATCGCGTTGAATCAGGCCCCGGCGGTGGAAGCCAGTCTGATCGCCTATCTCTGGCCGCTGTTGATCGTCTGCTTTTCTGTGATGTTGCTGAAAGAGTCCGCGGGGAAAGCGCTGTGGCTCGGCGGACTGCTGACGCTGGCGGGATGCTGGGCGCTGCTGTGGCGTCCCGGCGCGGGCTTCGATCTGCGTTACTTGAGCGGCTACGGCGCCGCGCTGCTCTGCGCCCTGATCTGGTCACTGTATTCGGTGCTGTCCCGCACTCTGGCGACGGTCCCCTCTGACGCAGTGGGGTTATATTGCCTGGGCGTCTCGGCGCTGGCGGCGCTGTGTCATAGCGCGCTGGAAGTGACCGTCTGGCCGCTTAGCGGCGGACAATGGCTCGGAGTGATCGGCCTGGGGCTGGGTCCGGTGGGGATTGCGTTCTTTACCTGGGACTATGGCGTCAAACACGGCGACATTCAGTTATTGGGGGTTCTGTCATACGCCGCGCCGCTGATTTCCACGCTATTGTTGATCGCTTTTGGCGAAGCGGAGTTCACGCTAACGGTGTTGCTCGGATGCGGTCTGATAGTCGGCGGCGCCTTACTGGCGTCCCTGGGACCGACGCTGCTGCGCAAACCGGCCCCGCAGACTCAGGCGTAG
- a CDS encoding YbjQ family protein produces MLITNIETIPGKNIVKHLGLVQGSTVRSKHVGRDIMAGLKNIFGGELRGYTELLEDARGEALERMKRQARGMGANAVINVRFATSSVAQGAAELFVYGTAVVME; encoded by the coding sequence ATGTTGATCACTAATATCGAAACCATTCCTGGTAAAAATATCGTCAAACATCTTGGTCTGGTGCAGGGCAGTACGGTCCGCTCGAAGCATGTGGGGCGCGACATCATGGCGGGATTGAAGAATATCTTCGGCGGTGAGTTGCGCGGTTATACCGAGTTGTTGGAAGACGCACGGGGTGAAGCGCTGGAGCGTATGAAAAGGCAGGCGCGCGGCATGGGCGCCAACGCAGTGATTAACGTGCGCTTCGCCACTTCGTCCGTGGCGCAGGGCGCAGCGGAGCTGTTTGTCTATGGTACGGCGGTGGTCATGGAGTAA